One Apostichopus japonicus isolate 1M-3 chromosome 7, ASM3797524v1, whole genome shotgun sequence genomic region harbors:
- the LOC139969530 gene encoding retinoic acid receptor alpha-like isoform X1 has product MTAESECDMTTTMQGSIDVTQQEGLSPPFYSPVSTPVVVFQDSTQVFFNFDGTMPQEVGTVPGLEPEVSVESTADTSSRESSLEDAMRIPCKVCGDKSTGFHYGVMACEGCKGFFRRSIQKKIEYKCHLDGNCTIERINRNRCQHCRFKKCLVVGMSKESVRIGRYSKKIKQNNLAEIRRLTMRPETAEEKEARERRDIELYSISQTVLQAYNLAIQFPKEKVDGLLSKRDEMMQSYQETNIFPSPNIPLDDLSEEQRNNPKVVAWKQFLEAQMPGAKKVVEFSKCLPGFVSFRQEDQITLLKSGFFEAWIILISRVLSPQDRTMILEDDQFFSRQQINDMDVPDFWNRVFELADVLNKMDLGDMEIAHLMAVTIVTGDRSGLLNKTQTGNMQEKLMECLRREIMRQNAQNSRLVAKLVMLLPTLVSISMMNSENLLMLQKEYPELVLPSLLIELNDLNCNDSSRSLMEETGLYGLNDISSKLPLPRILEEGGLFRPPKAIAEVPTQITFMSQDYEDEDITNLDLSPR; this is encoded by the exons ATGACTGCTGAGTCAGAATGCGACATGACCACTACCATGCAGGGCAGTATCGATGTGACCCAGCAAGAGGGATTGTCGCCCCCATTTTATAGTCCGGTCTCCACTCCCGTCGTGGTTTTCCAGGACTCCACCCAAGTGTTCTTCAACTTTGACGGCACAATGCCTCAGGAGGTTGGGACTGTTCCTG GACTGGAACCAGAGGTGTCGGTGGAATCAACAGCGGATACATCAAGTCGGGAATCAAGTCTGGAGGACGCCATGAGAATACCCTGTAAAGTCTGTGGGGATAAATCGACAGGCTTCCATTATGGCGTCATGGCCTGCGAAGGTTGTAAG GGTTTCTTTCGACGAAGCATTCAGAAGAAGATCGAATACAAGTGTCACCTGGACGGGAATTGTACGATCGAACGGATCAACCGAAATCGTTGCCAGCACTGCAGGTTCAAGAAATGTCTCGTCGTGGGCATGTCAAAGGAAT CCGTGAGAATTGGCCGGTATTCCAAGAAGATAAAACAGAACAATCTGGCCGAGATTCGCAGGCTGACGATGAGACCGGAGACAGCCGAGGAGAAAGAGGCCAGGGAGAGGCGGGACATAGAGTTGTACTCCATCAGCCAGACAGTGCTACAGGCCTACAACCTCGCCATTCAGTTTCCAAAAGAGAAGGTCGACGGGCTGCTCAGCAAACGGGACGAGATGATG CAATCTTATCAAGAGACAAACATCTTCCCATCTCCAAATATTCCCCTTGACGATTTGTCAGAAGAACAGAGGAACAACCCCAAAGTTGTGGCCTGGAAGCAATTTTTAGAGGCACAGATGCCAGGAGCTAAGAAAGTTGTTGAGTTTTCAAAGTGCCTACCAGGATTTGTAAGCTTTCGACAG GAAGATCAGATCACTCTCCTGAAGAGTGGGTTTTTCGAGGCGTGGATCATCCTCATCTCCAGGGTGCTCTCCCCTCAGGATCGTACCATGATCTTAGAGGACGATCAGTTCTTCAGCAGGCAGCAGATCAACGACATGGACGTCCCCGACTTCTGGAATCGGGTCTTCGAACTAGCCGATGTCCTGAATAAGATGGATTTAGGCGACATGGAGATAGCTCATCTCATGGCGGTTACTATAGTAACTGGAG atcgTTCTGGTCTACTTAACAAAACTCAAACGGGCAATATGCAGGAGAAACTTATGGAGTGCCTGAGGCGAGAAATCATGAGACAGAATGCGCAGAATAGCCGACTGGTCGCCAAACTGGTGATGCTTTTACCGACGCTCGTCTCCATCTCGATGATGAACTCTGAGAATCTGTTGATGCTGCAGAAGGAGTACCCCGAGTTAGTTCTTCCATCTCTTCTCATCGAGCTCAACGATCTCAACTGCAACGACTCTTCCAGGTCATTGATGGAGGAAACTGGTCTTTACGG ATTGAATGACATCAGCTCAAAACTTCCCCTGCCAAGGATCCTAGAAGAAGGAGGTTTATTTCGACCCCCTAAAGCCATCGCGGAGGTTCCCA
- the LOC139969530 gene encoding retinoic acid receptor alpha-like isoform X2, which translates to MACDGCKVIGLIATGLGFHYGVMACEGCEVVELVATGFHYRVMACDGCKVIGLVATGLHYGVMACEGCEVVCLVATGCHYRVMACDGCQVIGLVATGIHYGVMACEGCKGFFRRSIQKKIEYKCHLDGNCTIERINRNRCQHCRFKKCLVVGMSKESVRIGRYSKKIKQNNLAEIRRLTMRPETAEEKEARERRDIELYSISQTVLQAYNLAIQFPKEKVDGLLSKRDEMMQSYQETNIFPSPNIPLDDLSEEQRNNPKVVAWKQFLEAQMPGAKKVVEFSKCLPGFVSFRQEDQITLLKSGFFEAWIILISRVLSPQDRTMILEDDQFFSRQQINDMDVPDFWNRVFELADVLNKMDLGDMEIAHLMAVTIVTGDRSGLLNKTQTGNMQEKLMECLRREIMRQNAQNSRLVAKLVMLLPTLVSISMMNSENLLMLQKEYPELVLPSLLIELNDLNCNDSSRSLMEETGLYGLNDISSKLPLPRILEEGGLFRPPKAIAEVPTQITFMSQDYEDEDITNLDLSPR; encoded by the exons ATGGCCTGCGATGGTTGTAAGGTGATTGGTTTGATAGCGACAGGCTTAGGCTTCCATTACGGCGTCATGGCCTGCGAAGGTTGTGAGGTGGTTGAATTGGTAGCGACAGGCTTCCATTACAGAGTCATGGCCTGTGATGGTTGTAAGGTGATTGGTTTGGTAGCGACAGGCCTCCATTACGGCGTCATGGCCTGTGAAGGTTGTGAGGTGGTTTGTTTGGTAGCGACAGGCTGCCATTACAGAGTCATGGCCTGCGATGGTTGTCAGGTGATTGGTTTGGTAGCGACAGGCATTCATTATGGCGTCATGGCCTGCGAAGGTTGTAAG GGTTTCTTTCGACGAAGCATTCAGAAGAAGATCGAATACAAGTGTCACCTGGACGGGAATTGTACGATCGAACGGATCAACCGAAATCGTTGCCAGCACTGCAGGTTCAAGAAATGTCTCGTCGTGGGCATGTCAAAGGAAT CCGTGAGAATTGGCCGGTATTCCAAGAAGATAAAACAGAACAATCTGGCCGAGATTCGCAGGCTGACGATGAGACCGGAGACAGCCGAGGAGAAAGAGGCCAGGGAGAGGCGGGACATAGAGTTGTACTCCATCAGCCAGACAGTGCTACAGGCCTACAACCTCGCCATTCAGTTTCCAAAAGAGAAGGTCGACGGGCTGCTCAGCAAACGGGACGAGATGATG CAATCTTATCAAGAGACAAACATCTTCCCATCTCCAAATATTCCCCTTGACGATTTGTCAGAAGAACAGAGGAACAACCCCAAAGTTGTGGCCTGGAAGCAATTTTTAGAGGCACAGATGCCAGGAGCTAAGAAAGTTGTTGAGTTTTCAAAGTGCCTACCAGGATTTGTAAGCTTTCGACAG GAAGATCAGATCACTCTCCTGAAGAGTGGGTTTTTCGAGGCGTGGATCATCCTCATCTCCAGGGTGCTCTCCCCTCAGGATCGTACCATGATCTTAGAGGACGATCAGTTCTTCAGCAGGCAGCAGATCAACGACATGGACGTCCCCGACTTCTGGAATCGGGTCTTCGAACTAGCCGATGTCCTGAATAAGATGGATTTAGGCGACATGGAGATAGCTCATCTCATGGCGGTTACTATAGTAACTGGAG atcgTTCTGGTCTACTTAACAAAACTCAAACGGGCAATATGCAGGAGAAACTTATGGAGTGCCTGAGGCGAGAAATCATGAGACAGAATGCGCAGAATAGCCGACTGGTCGCCAAACTGGTGATGCTTTTACCGACGCTCGTCTCCATCTCGATGATGAACTCTGAGAATCTGTTGATGCTGCAGAAGGAGTACCCCGAGTTAGTTCTTCCATCTCTTCTCATCGAGCTCAACGATCTCAACTGCAACGACTCTTCCAGGTCATTGATGGAGGAAACTGGTCTTTACGG ATTGAATGACATCAGCTCAAAACTTCCCCTGCCAAGGATCCTAGAAGAAGGAGGTTTATTTCGACCCCCTAAAGCCATCGCGGAGGTTCCCA